Proteins from one Planctomyces sp. SH-PL62 genomic window:
- a CDS encoding ExbD/TolR family protein, whose amino-acid sequence MLSSRLQAQDEAPFINMTPMVDVILCLLVFFMAATRLYDWDESEFAVKVPEVADAAPLTAAPDDLVLTVIEPGKVGVGEAVHDLDGLSTLLRQARARYANQGVMIRGGASLTYQDLADVLSVCDSAGIRNVRLPVRSRDESNQPRPPAP is encoded by the coding sequence ATGCTCTCCAGCCGCCTTCAGGCCCAGGACGAAGCGCCTTTCATCAACATGACGCCCATGGTGGACGTCATCCTGTGTTTATTGGTGTTCTTCATGGCGGCCACCCGCCTGTATGATTGGGACGAGAGCGAATTCGCGGTGAAGGTCCCCGAGGTGGCCGACGCCGCCCCCCTGACCGCCGCGCCCGACGATCTGGTGCTCACCGTGATCGAGCCGGGCAAGGTCGGCGTCGGGGAGGCGGTTCACGACCTGGACGGCCTGTCCACCCTGCTCCGCCAGGCCCGCGCACGGTACGCCAACCAGGGCGTGATGATCCGCGGCGGGGCCTCGCTGACCTATCAGGACCTCGCCGACGTGTTGTCGGTCTGCGACTCGGCGGGGATCCGCAACGTCCGACTCCCGGTCCGCTCGCGCGACGAGTCGAACCAGCCCCGACCGCCCGCGCCGTGA